AATCCTGCAGATATCCCAGACGCCCGACCGAGCCCACATCTTTAGGGGTCGTCCGGTCCCACGGCCGGTATGCGACGGTCTCGTTCCCGCGACCACCCGGACGGGTCCCGAACGGGGAAGCGGCAAACCCTCGGCGGCCGGGGCGCCGCCCGGCCCATATCGACCGCCGTCTAACTCAGACCGATGGAACCCAAGCACTTCCTGTTTGTCTCCGCGGACGCCGCACTGATCACCGACCTCGCCTGGCAGGTCCACCGCGAGGGCCACGACGTGAAGTACTACATCGAGGCGGAGCGCGACAGGGAGATCGGCGACGGGTTCGTGCCCAAGTCCGACGACTGGCGTGCCGACGTCGCGTGGGCCGACGTCGTCGTCTTCGACGACATCTGGGTCGGAACGGATATCGGGACGGGGCAGCTTGCGAACGAGCTCCGTGAGCGAGGGACGGCGGTCGTCGGCGGGACGCCCAACACCGACCATCTCGAGGAAGACCGTGGCTACGCGATGGAGGTCCTCGAAGACCACGGCGTGAATACCGTCGACCACCACATCTTCGACGACTTCGACGCCGGTATTCAGCACGTCCAGGCGAACCCGGCTCCGTACGTGATCAAGCCGCTCGGTGAGGTCCAGAACGTCAAACGGCTCCTCTACGTCGGGAACGAGGACGACGGTAGTGACGTCGTTGAGGTGCTGAAAGCCTACAAGAAGGCGTGGGGGCACCGGATGAAGGGTTTTCAGCTGCAGCGAAAAGTCGAGGGGGTCGAGATCGCCATCTGCGGGTTCTTCAACGGCAACGAGTTCATTGACCAGGTCAATTTTAATTTCGAGCACAAGAGATTGTTCCCGGGGAACATCGGTCCGTCTACCGGTGAAATGGGGACCTCGATGTTCTGGGCGGCCCAGAACAAATTGTTCCAGGAGACCTTCGGCAAGCTCGAGGGCTGGCTGGCT
The DNA window shown above is from Haloarcula halobia and carries:
- a CDS encoding phosphoribosylamine--glycine ligase, yielding MEPKHFLFVSADAALITDLAWQVHREGHDVKYYIEAERDREIGDGFVPKSDDWRADVAWADVVVFDDIWVGTDIGTGQLANELRERGTAVVGGTPNTDHLEEDRGYAMEVLEDHGVNTVDHHIFDDFDAGIQHVQANPAPYVIKPLGEVQNVKRLLYVGNEDDGSDVVEVLKAYKKAWGHRMKGFQLQRKVEGVEIAICGFFNGNEFIDQVNFNFEHKRLFPGNIGPSTGEMGTSMFWAAQNKLFQETFGKLEGWLADEGYVGSIDINCIVNENGIYPLEFTPRFGYPTIALQEESIESSTGEFFYDLAHGNDPELEVHHGYQVGVRVVLPPFPFEDGKTYDENSRNAAVVFQTESRDGIHLEDAKTVDGQWRVAGENGMPIVVTGKGETMQAARRQAYDRIDDIVIPNMYYRDDIGERWTAGDGDRLQAWGYLGPGED